The genomic window TAATATGTTCTGATCTAATTGCCATTTACTGTCAGTCTAAATACCGTCATAACCATGAGTGTGTGAAGCCTCCTGGGCATCACTGACTGCACAGACCCAACATATGAATCAATAGACTGATAATAATATCATGCTTCATGCCACTCAAGTCAAAGTGACCCATGAGCATGCTTTAAAGATGCAAGATAACATTTTTAGATGGAAGAATGAtgcataatgaaaaaaaaaaatctaaattattttgCGAATCAGTAATCTTCATGAGATATTTTCATGTTTGGGTTTGAGTGTATTCCAAAACGAGTAGACGGCGTGCTGTTGATGAATGACACATCTTTCCGTCGCGGTTGCTCAGAAAGTTCTGTCTGTCACCATGGGGGAAAAAAACTGGCCATCTGCTAACCGCCTTTGCTTTGGCTCATGCTGCAAAATCATGCATGAAAGGAGCACACAGAATCAATTCACAGACATTTAGCATTTTATGTTACGTGTCATTTAATGTGACACTTGTGGATGCTGACAAACAATGTTGCAATCAGATTGAGCTTTCAGTGctgtttataaaaatgttattttagtgtttttctcTGGTACAGCACAGAAACTTATGTAAGGTCTATATTATTCAGGTCAAACTTTGTGCTCTTGCTACATCCTTTGCAACTGTGAGATTCAAAAAGAtatgaatgtttgtttgttttggggaGGGGGGGGTGCATGAAGAAAGTGCTGGTTCTTCATctcaatatttcaatatttcatcTAGCAGACTATGAAGCAAACCAGCAGCTGTTTTCTGAGAACATTCACTGTAAAGAAAGAGAAATAAGTGTATTTGAATGTTTTCTGAGTGTGACCAGAAAACCTTCTGAATACAGCTCTTAAAGTCAGCTTATATAAAATAGCAGTGCAGCACTTTAAGTATTAAGCTTAAGAAAGAACAAGCAATTTTCTGTGCTTTTTTCAATTTAAGCTTAGCTTTTTATGATTATAAAGTATAATTTATGCATTTCAGAAGCGATACGGCCATTATCTGGATTAGGCCACAGAGTGATATTACATAACACTTTGATTTAATGTCATGCCAGATTTTAATCTCTCTATCAATTTTCTGCTTCTTTCGATAGGATTTCTGACAGGCATAATGATAAATATGGATTTCAAATAAGTATAGTGTAAAAGTATTGTTAAATAAACAATCATTTAATGAACTGATCAATGATAATTACTGATGATTGGTTACAGTTCCTAAAATACACAGTTTACCATATACACATTAATATACTTTTGAATCTAGATTTAGATATTTCCTTGCAtattatggagctaataatatgccaaaataatttgaattgtgttaatctgaattattaacaattgtatgttaataaaacggaatattattcattcattcattttctttttggcttagtccctttattaatttggggttgccactaAATATTATATgccattaaaatgttttgaatttgagtttcataacttgaatattaaacatctgaaatttaagacaactgatttttttttttatctcagattTTAATAGACGTTTTTTCAAACTTCATATTTTTTTGGTTCTGAGTTCATAGATTGCAGATATTgggtttgtaaaaatacagtttaaagttTTCAAGATGAAAAAATCCAGAACATCAAATTTAATattctaaaattcaaaaccagaaattcagattgtGAAATTCGGATTGCAGAAAGTAGGTTAGGGGTCATCAACAGGTAAGAGTTGATGATCACCAAAAAGTGAACTAAGAATCACCTCTGCTTGATTCATGGTTGTgcacagggtgcgaattacaggggctGGGGGGTCTGAAAATAGGTAAAAATATGCCTTTTTTATCTACGTATACCgtaatgtaaaattaaacataTGTATTTTAATAGACGCCTATGGTCGAacataaaagcaaaaatatttgaagtttgaaaatgcatctataaaaaaatcttatttgtgataaatttcagatgttcaatattcaagttttGAAGCTCAAATTTaagttaagaaattcaaattcaaaaaatgttttaatggcatgtaatattcagtttcattaacttataattgttaataattcagATTCAACACAATTAAAATGGCCTTTGGAAGTACAGAACTTAGATTATTTCCCCTGAGGTGTTTTTCCCCCCATACTGAACTACACCTCTTTTTAGAAGGTACTGTGCATGCACAGATGAATGAGCATACTGTAAGACACAGTAGAAAGGACTTTGTCCTGGGGGTGTTTTTGCGTTGATTTACGCGCTTCTTCAGAGCCGTAAAAGGAGATGAGCTTCTGTTTGAACAGCAGCAGTTGTTGTTGGGTTAAGATGTGTGTCATATGTGACTAAATGAGCACATGACCCTTTGGAAAGCATGACACAAATGTTTGTTCTGGAAATGAACACGTTTTTGATGGCTTGTATTGTTTATATTGGGTGTTCTTTTGTCATGAAAGAATAACAGGTTATATAAATATTTGAACACACTTATTGCTCTTATTCAATACCAACATTACATTTCATACAGATGACTGGTGACAAACATGATGCCTCTACATTGCCGTGGGGAagatttattcattctttaagTCATAAAATTGTTAGAGATGCAATGTAGGTTTTCTATGTTGTCTTATGTTGAATTGTGACTTATGAGTggtgtaaatatgtattttaaaagttaatCTAGTGTGAGTTATGTGAATATGCTAAAATTAGAACATTCAAATGGGAAAAGCCCTCCCTTTACCACACCTTGATCAAAAATGTTCCCGCAGCAGTATAAAGCGCAAGCTCTTGGAGCATTAATGCACCTGTACATGTTTTTGTGTCACATTTACTGTATCATGCGATACATATTACACTTTTGTTTTTGGCAATTTTGCAAACTAAGTATTACTTAAAAAGCacagtgatgttttgtttttcaattaaTTTGCCTTTTTAAATAATCTGCATGGTGAATTAGGGATTCAGTGGGTCATTCATGAAAAGAGATGTGTACTTACTTCATGAATGAATTTGCTTTTAAACTAATTGAATgggaacactttataataagattgtattagttaatgctaggtgatatactgtatttactaacaagaacaaacaatgaacaatatgaCAGAAATTTTTTCATATTGAAAATGTATTGGTTTATTGTTAGGtggttaactcacagtgcattaactaatgttaacaagcatgaatttggattatAATAATGCATTAGCAAATGTTTGAACcatgattaataaattctgtacaagtattgttcattattaattagtaattcattattaaaatcattaataattttAGTAAATCCATTTAGTAACTACCTGAtgaaaagttattaaaaagtgtgatcatttagattagattagattcaactttattgtcattacacatgtacatgtacaagtacaatgcaacgaaatgcagtttaggtctaaccagcagtgcaatagcagcaagtgcaggttagaggtataagttataaagtgcagttatagaaaaactatggtgatatttacagatggatgtactatcgacattatatacaggttgtatatatatttgaataaattatAACTTTCATTTTGAGACATATACTGCCGCATACTGGTAGCTTTCTTTTACTATTTAGACTATCATTTCTTTTAATtaggtttgttttaaaatctgtatgactatatatatttttgaaatgtaTGAGTAAACTGTTTTGGTTACCATTGATTTTCATTACATGAACAAAAATGAattcttttaaaagtaatgtcTAAGCTAAATCTAATATTGCCACATTATGCAAAAACATGTACATTTTTAGATAAAAACTTGATATTTacttacatttgttttaataatagcAAAAAGTTAATTttgcttaatataatataatataatataatataatataatataatataatataatataatataatataatataatataatataatataatataatataatataatataattcccagaaatgggttgcagctgaaagggcatccgatgcgtaaaaatgtgctggataagttggtggtttttcTTCACGTGAGATAAATTTTTGATTTTTGGTTACATCTCCTATACAGTTAGTTGAGCATCTGCTTACTTGATTTTTACAACAGATTTCCAGTGTAGATCAGATCTGCATTtcattgcattgtacttgtacatgtgtaatgacaatttTATGTCAATAAAGCTGAGtccaatctaatctaatataatctAAATCGGCAGCTGTTTACTCTCAGTTGTTTCCTGCACTCAATTGAATGACACCCTCTGTTGGTTTGGGATCATTAGGCCACTGTACTAGTGCACAAATGTGTGCCAATCTGGAACAGCCGTTTATAACTGTTCATAACCTATAAGATATTTTAACATGTAGTGCAGAATACAAGTGTTATCATCCttatcattactatgcagtgtTTATTCAGACTAAGTAACAGTATAGTAGTTTTCATTGCACGTTAATGTATCAAGAACTTTGATGAACCGAGACTTATATTTTGCTTCCTAAACATTTGTTCCATTTCTCTGTGAGCTTCTTGATGCCTTTTAAGGTTGACAAAATGGCCATTAGTGGAAGTGGAGCAAAAGATAACAAGGGaaaaaaattaagcttttttGCAAACCACTTTCTCTACAACTCTTCATCATTAGCTGATAAAATCAGCCCTCACAGCACATGTTGATGTACCATACGCTCATTAGTTCATGCTCAGTGCTCCCTGTTAGGTAGATGGTGATAAGAGTCCTAAAAAAAATTCATTAGAAGTTTAACTGCATCCAATGCCCCGTCTGTGAAGTTAAAGGGATAATATCATCCAAAAATCTCCCACTATTTACTGAAAAGCTGAAAAGCTGCAaacattgaattccatagtagaaaaaaaaaaatgctgtggaAGTCAAGGATTACATGTTTtcagtattcttcaaaatatcttcttttgtatttaacagaagaatgaaactcataaagaacttgctttttgggtgaactatccctttaaataggcagtgcatccaaaaatgaacaaaatgatgtcatcatttacacacttttaaaCTTCTGTTAAAGTCAAAAGACATGAAAGAACTGAAATCACAAGacaatttatgatttttatttttaatttagccaTTATGCTTATTTAAATGTAGCATCACTATTTATAACTAGATAGTAAAGTTTGAAAACTTTATGGTGACTTGAGAAAAGCCTGTTGAAAGTAGTTTATTTTGCTTGAAAAAGTATCAAGTTGGCTAAAAGAATGTTTAAGATGCCTGCAGTCAATGGAACCACTGTAAAGAATGAAGCAAGCCAGTAAACAGATTTAAAGTTGATCTCTGTGTCTGAGGTTTGTAATAGCATGATAGCTACTACCATGAgttagcatgattctattatGAATcagcatgctattagcatgattctagcatgaattagcatattgctagcatgtatgatttaacatgttactagcataagtctagcctgaattagcatgtttctagactgaattagcatgttgtactcatgaattagcatgttactagtcttattttagcataaattagcatgattctagcaagaattagcatgttactagcgtgtttctagcattaattagcatgatgttaccatgattctagcatgaattagcatgtatgaattagcatgttgttagcatgaattaccatgtgcTAGCATGACTAGCATGTCACTGGCATGTTTCTAGTAAGATTAGCATGTCACTATGTTAAAGCTACTATCATGTGTTAGAATAGCTGGTCACAGTCTacaggacagttgctagggtgctgaaaTTGGTTTGCTAAGGAGTGGCTAgcaagtttaaaggtcatcagtggttGGCTGCTAGCTTGACTGAGTTGAATAAGGCCAGACTCTGTAGgaacagtctgatgcagagttaagagctcacaaagtttgactcaatattaagtcaatgggacttttggGAATTTTctgggtcgtttttcggaaaaccgaaaatCGAATCAGttagaaaagatatagcaacccgagtcagaccagtttgaaggtctGACAAAAGTTTGGAGTATGTAGCTTGAAAGGCTTAGGAGGAAATACAACTTAAAACTAGTCTCAGAAGACGGAAGAAGAAGTTTATGTAGATTATCACAATGGTGgctttttcaagccaccataattactACTGTGCATTGACAATGTTCTATTTACTGCAAGATTAGCTTTTTTGTAATCAGCTGCTGaatgatttactgtaaatatttaaatgttttattaaaatctcATGTTCCGAATGTGTGTTTCacatattatttgatttattgatgcatttttttctgtttatttctaaCTTAAAATAATGGGCTTTGTGAATTATATTGTAATGCAATCATTGTATCATTATTTTCTGTAGTCATGTGCAtagcaaaattgttgcaaaccatttatgtgttgattttaaacaaaacatattaaatttagtaatgttcagcttCATTTGTTACTTTaagttcagcccaaataaattgtttacagccacttaacataaaaaagagtaaatccaaggaatcatctttgaattttttttttcaatgcaatgtGCTTTTAAGAAgttacacaattaaaaaatatctaaaaacaacaacaacaaaaaaatatcttaaaacatACCTTTTATTTTATAGGTCCAACACAGAAAATGTCAGCCACCGCTACAGCCATGGACTTCTTCCAGCTGTTTGTACCGGACAACGTCATTCAGAACATGGTGACCCAGACCAACATGTATGCCAAGAAGTTCCAGGAGCGTTTCGGCAGTGATGAAGGCTGGACCAACGTGACACTTGCAGAAATGAAAGCATTTCTAGGCTACGTTACATCTACTAGCGTGAACCGCTGTGAGTCGGTGTTAAGCATCTGGAGCAGTGGTTTCTTCAGTAACCGCAGCATCGCGCTCAAAATGAGCCAGGCGCGCTTCGAAAAGATCCTCAAATACTTCCATGTTGTAGCCTTCCGCTCCAGCCAGGGTGGCAGTCAAGGCCTCTACAAGATCCAGCCCTTCCTGGACTCTCTTCAGCAGAGCTTCAGCTCTTCCTTCAGGCCCTCGCAGACACaggtaaaacacacacatcacTCATTATCCCCAGTAAAACATATCTGTTCATTTACAGCTCATGTTTGGGACATTCAAGggttaaggcccaatcccatttgtatttttgtaccgctaccccttccccttggcccttgaaacagaagGAGCAGGGtgtcaaaatgtacccctaagaaatggaacagcactacaacacctgcacacgtcatcataagTCATTATGATCTCTTGCTTCACTACAccttactgacagggtattccagtgtcatcgagtgtcagaatgttttaTGAATTGAATTTTTAGAATGAATTTTAGCGGTTTTTATTGTAGCACTTTTTTCTTAAAGCAcgatggtaaaacacgaacaccgttatgaatatattaaaacatgtgcttgtttgttgtaaaagatttgtaataatgacaaaaaaatagaatttgtggatctcctgacttccgGGTGCAACTAtgctgctgttgtggctggtgtattctgggaaattttcttaccacTTGGTTTCGAAgtatggtcctgaaaaatctcagtttaaaGGGGTAGATTTGTTATTGAGGCTTGTTTATTTACGCTTTCAAATGCATTAAGGGCCTCAATCAGTCTGCTCAGACaactttgatgttaaaaattcaactctattgTACATTTCAAGTTAATCAGTACAATTTTTTTGGAGTTAAAATTTAATGCCTTTGcacttttactgtagtaaaacataTTATATGGGTATCTGTACTTTTATTCAAATACTTGATCTGTAACCCTGAAtctcaatattatttataaataatctgaaagctgaataaataagcttttcattgaTGTATGGCTTGGTCGATTTGGTCAAGATAAAACTATTTGAATATCTGGAGACTTAGGGTTCAAGAAAATCAAAATATTCGAAATactgaaaattacctttaaaGATGTCCAAATGGAATTGTGGCAAAGTTCattactaaacaaaaataaagtttggtATACTGTCTGACTATACTTTCTACAGActgaaaaattaacaaaatgtaaagtattttgggtagtcattcattcattccttttttttttcggcttagtccctttattaatctggggtcgccacagcggaatgaaccaccaacttatccagcatatgttttacgcagcggatgcccttccagctgcaaccaatctctgggaaacacccatactctctcattcacacacatacattatggacaatttagcttacccgatttATCTATAATgcgtgaaaccggagcacctggaggaaacccactcgaacactgggagaacatgcaaacttcatacagaaatgccaacctacccagccgaggctcgaaccagcgaccttcttgctgtgaggcgat from Danio rerio strain Tuebingen ecotype United States chromosome 13, GRCz12tu, whole genome shotgun sequence includes these protein-coding regions:
- the pgbd5 gene encoding piggyBac transposable element-derived protein 5 isoform X1, encoding MAECGRRGLSLLEEARSRYESLQISDDVFGESGDDSSENPFYSTTGDSNSDNYPETNADDARVNETRSQSCVPPGSVSSGQAQEEGWGDTLRDLSLPHYQDTHGPTQKMSATATAMDFFQLFVPDNVIQNMVTQTNMYAKKFQERFGSDEGWTNVTLAEMKAFLGYVTSTSVNRCESVLSIWSSGFFSNRSIALKMSQARFEKILKYFHVVAFRSSQGGSQGLYKIQPFLDSLQQSFSSSFRPSQTQVKHTHHSLSPQTHT